In a single window of the Micromonospora sp. WMMD1155 genome:
- a CDS encoding helix-turn-helix transcriptional regulator codes for MPSPRLAILIASVVREQRHLRDLTQCELAEAAGVSQAAVARIENGNRTPSITVLEALLAAMGVQLVVGVEPLDAHLDARMDDLAARPIAERIEALALDDLLDRLPDLPPVITGSTAALLQGAPVPVEALEIALRWQDSKLFTSWLENNYGRRWNARWSEWGGLWLEPEEPGEHRWSTTYGEIRATMCDELPETIEVRHGQRSYQVVPLVELELTDARAADLLRRYRDRRPTDAG; via the coding sequence ATGCCGTCCCCACGCCTTGCCATCCTGATCGCCAGCGTCGTTCGGGAGCAACGCCACCTGCGCGATCTGACCCAGTGCGAGCTGGCCGAGGCGGCCGGGGTCAGCCAGGCTGCGGTGGCCCGGATCGAAAACGGCAACCGCACCCCCAGCATCACCGTTCTCGAGGCACTGCTCGCCGCGATGGGCGTGCAGTTGGTCGTCGGGGTCGAACCGCTGGACGCGCACCTCGACGCCCGCATGGACGACCTGGCGGCGCGTCCGATCGCCGAACGGATCGAGGCGCTCGCGCTGGACGACCTGCTGGACCGACTTCCCGACCTCCCGCCGGTGATCACCGGAAGCACCGCCGCGCTGTTGCAGGGCGCGCCGGTGCCGGTCGAGGCGCTGGAGATCGCCCTGCGCTGGCAGGACTCCAAACTGTTCACCAGCTGGCTGGAGAACAACTACGGCCGGCGGTGGAACGCCCGTTGGAGCGAGTGGGGCGGATTGTGGTTGGAGCCGGAGGAGCCGGGCGAGCACCGATGGTCGACCACGTACGGCGAGATAAGGGCCACCATGTGCGACGAACTGCCCGAGACGATCGAGGTGCGCCACGGTCAGCGGAGTTACCAGGTGGTGCCGCTTGTCGAGCTGGAGCTGACCGACGCCCGGGCCGCCGATCTGCTGCGCCGCTACCGGGACCGCCGGCCGACCGACGCCGGCTGA
- a CDS encoding holo-ACP synthase, which translates to MIVAVGIDVVLVDRFARALTRTPSLADRLFTTAERHTRAGAPRSPESLAARFAAKEAVAKALGAPAGLNWHDCEIVPDPDGRPRLAVSGTVAAAAQARGVNHWHLSLSHDGGIASAMVVAER; encoded by the coding sequence GTGATCGTCGCCGTCGGCATCGACGTGGTCCTGGTCGACCGGTTCGCCCGGGCGCTGACCCGGACGCCGTCGCTCGCCGACCGGCTCTTCACCACGGCCGAGCGGCACACCCGCGCCGGTGCCCCACGCTCGCCGGAGTCGCTCGCCGCCCGCTTCGCCGCCAAGGAGGCCGTGGCCAAGGCGCTCGGCGCCCCGGCCGGGCTGAACTGGCACGACTGCGAGATCGTGCCCGACCCGGACGGCCGCCCCCGGCTCGCCGTCTCCGGCACGGTCGCGGCGGCGGCGCAGGCGCGTGGAGTCAACCACTGGCATCTCTCGTTGTCGCACGACGGGGGGATCGCGTCGGCCATGGTGGTCGCGGAACGGTGA
- the alr gene encoding alanine racemase has protein sequence MWQAEVRVDLDAIRENVSRLRSGTTAELMAVVKADGYGHGLLPAARAALDGGADWLGVCTLDEALTLRGGGVTAPVLAWLLAPGLPLHEGISSGVDLGAASLSQLDEMIKASQLAGRPARLHLKIDTGLSRGGATVADWPALLNAAAKAQADGLVEVVGVWSHFVYADSPGHPTTDRQLAVFHEGLDMVERAGLRPRWRHLANSAATLTRPDTHFDLVRPGIAIYGLSPIAGETYGLRPAMTARARVMLTKRVPAGTGVSYGHTYTTEADANLAVVPLGYADGVPRHASNTGPVQLAGARRTISGRVCMDQFVIDCGDDPVVDGDVATLFGDGTDGAPTADDWAEAVGTINYEIVTRFGGTRVPRVYDGQRP, from the coding sequence ATGTGGCAGGCCGAGGTACGCGTCGATCTTGACGCCATCCGCGAGAACGTGAGCCGACTCCGCTCCGGCACCACCGCCGAGCTGATGGCGGTGGTGAAGGCCGACGGGTATGGCCACGGCCTGCTCCCGGCCGCCCGCGCGGCACTCGACGGCGGCGCGGACTGGCTCGGCGTCTGCACCCTCGACGAGGCGCTCACGCTGCGCGGGGGCGGGGTGACCGCGCCGGTGCTGGCCTGGTTGCTCGCGCCGGGGCTGCCGCTGCACGAGGGGATCAGCTCCGGGGTCGACCTGGGCGCGGCGAGCCTGTCGCAACTGGACGAGATGATCAAGGCGAGTCAGCTCGCCGGGCGTCCCGCCCGCCTGCACCTGAAGATCGACACCGGCCTGTCCCGGGGTGGCGCGACCGTCGCCGACTGGCCGGCGCTGCTGAACGCCGCCGCGAAGGCACAGGCCGACGGCCTGGTCGAGGTGGTCGGTGTGTGGAGCCACTTCGTGTACGCGGACTCGCCCGGCCACCCCACCACCGACCGTCAGCTGGCCGTCTTCCACGAGGGGCTGGACATGGTCGAGCGGGCCGGCCTGCGCCCGCGCTGGCGGCACCTCGCCAACTCGGCGGCCACCCTGACCCGCCCGGACACCCACTTCGACCTGGTCCGCCCCGGCATCGCCATCTACGGTCTCTCCCCGATCGCCGGTGAGACGTACGGGTTGCGGCCGGCGATGACCGCGCGTGCTCGGGTGATGCTCACCAAGCGGGTGCCCGCCGGCACCGGTGTCTCCTACGGGCACACCTACACCACCGAGGCCGACGCGAACCTGGCCGTCGTCCCGCTCGGCTACGCCGACGGGGTTCCCCGGCACGCGTCCAACACGGGGCCGGTGCAGCTCGCCGGAGCGCGGAGGACCATCTCGGGGCGGGTCTGCATGGACCAGTTCGTGATCGACTGCGGCGACGACCCGGTGGTCGACGGCGACGTGGCGACCCTGTTCGGCGACGGCACCGACGGCGCCCCGACCGCCGACGACTGGGCCGAGGCCGTGGGCACGATCAACTACGAGATCGTCACCCGCTTCGGCGGCACCCGGGTGCCCCGGGTCTACGACGGCCAACGGCCATGA
- a CDS encoding NAD(P)H-hydrate dehydratase, which yields MRSVWRVADVRAAEAGLMGTLPDGTLMQRAAAGLARRAALLLDERGGVYGSRVLLLVGSGDNGGDALYAGERLARRGVQVSALLLTPGRAHAAGLAALRAAGGRLVPQPTGPVDLVLDGIVGIGGTGGLRANADEVVQRLGELRGRDGARATVVAVDVPSGVAVDTGHVPLSASGRPSAVRADVTVAFGALKPALVVGPAAALAGQVELVDIGLRPWLRGTPALRVTEWSDLVEWWPELGPASEKYTRGVVGVATGSETYPGAAVLSVGGALAGPTGLVRYAGSARAEVLHQHPSVIASGRVADAGRVQAWVCGSGLGTGADAAAELRAVLAAPVPVVLDADALTLLVDGSLADRLRGRDAPIVVTPHDREFTRLCGEEPGADRVGSALRLAAWMNAVVLLKGDRTVIGTPDGRAYVNPTGTPALATGGTGDVLAGLLGSLLAAGVPADRAAASAAYLHGLAGREAARGGPVTAPDVVTGLRPVVARLG from the coding sequence ATGAGATCGGTGTGGCGGGTGGCCGACGTACGGGCGGCCGAGGCGGGGCTGATGGGCACACTGCCGGACGGGACGCTGATGCAGCGGGCCGCCGCCGGGCTGGCCCGCCGGGCCGCTCTCCTGCTCGACGAGCGCGGCGGGGTCTACGGCAGCCGGGTCCTGCTGCTGGTCGGCTCCGGCGACAACGGCGGCGACGCCCTGTACGCGGGGGAGCGCCTGGCCCGCCGGGGTGTCCAGGTGTCCGCCCTGCTGCTCACCCCCGGGCGCGCGCACGCCGCCGGGCTGGCCGCGCTGCGCGCGGCCGGTGGTCGGCTGGTGCCGCAGCCGACCGGCCCGGTCGATCTGGTCCTCGACGGGATCGTCGGCATCGGTGGCACCGGTGGGCTGCGGGCGAACGCGGACGAGGTGGTCCAACGTCTCGGCGAGTTGCGCGGGCGCGACGGTGCGCGGGCCACCGTCGTCGCGGTGGACGTGCCGAGCGGGGTCGCGGTGGACACCGGCCACGTGCCGCTGTCCGCGTCCGGCCGACCGAGCGCCGTCCGCGCCGACGTGACAGTGGCGTTCGGCGCGCTGAAGCCCGCACTCGTGGTCGGGCCGGCCGCCGCCCTGGCCGGGCAGGTGGAGTTGGTCGACATCGGGCTGCGGCCGTGGCTGCGGGGCACCCCCGCGCTACGGGTCACCGAGTGGTCCGATCTGGTCGAGTGGTGGCCGGAGCTGGGACCGGCGTCGGAGAAGTACACCCGGGGCGTGGTGGGCGTGGCGACCGGCTCGGAGACCTATCCGGGCGCGGCGGTGCTCTCCGTCGGCGGGGCTCTGGCCGGGCCGACCGGCCTGGTCCGCTACGCCGGTAGCGCCCGCGCCGAGGTGCTGCACCAGCACCCGTCGGTGATCGCCAGCGGGCGGGTCGCCGACGCGGGCCGGGTGCAGGCCTGGGTGTGCGGCTCCGGCCTGGGCACCGGCGCGGACGCGGCAGCCGAGTTGCGTGCCGTGCTGGCCGCCCCGGTGCCGGTGGTGCTCGACGCCGACGCGCTGACCCTGCTGGTGGACGGCTCGCTCGCCGACCGGCTACGCGGGCGCGACGCGCCGATCGTGGTCACCCCGCACGACCGGGAGTTCACCCGACTCTGCGGGGAGGAGCCCGGCGCCGACCGGGTCGGTTCGGCGCTGCGGTTGGCCGCCTGGATGAACGCCGTGGTGCTGCTCAAGGGGGACCGCACGGTGATCGGCACCCCGGACGGCCGGGCGTACGTCAACCCGACCGGCACCCCGGCGCTGGCCACCGGCGGCACCGGTGACGTGTTGGCCGGGCTGCTCGGCTCGCTGCTGGCCGCCGGGGTGCCCGCCGACCGGGCTGCGGCCTCGGCCGCGTACCTGCACGGGCTCGCCGGTCGGGAGGCGGCCCGGGGCGGGCCGGTGACCGCGCCCGACGTGGTCACCGGGCTTCGCCCTGTTGTCGCCCGGCTGGGCTGA
- the ung gene encoding uracil-DNA glycosylase → MPDDAPALDLLALLPEQWRAVLTPHLDPARTAALGEFVAREYATQTVFPPLEDLFSAYRLCLPQATRVLILGQDPYHRAGQAHGLSFSVREGVTVPPSLRNVFKELGEDVGVPKPRSGNLDGWAAQGVLLLNAVLTVRQATPGSHANSGWEEFTDATIRALDASSDRVVFLLWGGYARKKAALVTNPQHVVLEAGHPSPMNPRGFLGSRPFSAANKALADAGLSTIDWEHTAG, encoded by the coding sequence ATGCCCGACGACGCCCCCGCCCTGGATCTGTTGGCCCTGCTGCCGGAGCAGTGGCGTGCCGTGCTCACCCCGCACCTGGACCCCGCGCGCACCGCCGCGTTGGGCGAGTTCGTCGCCCGCGAATACGCCACGCAGACCGTCTTCCCGCCGCTGGAGGACCTGTTCTCGGCGTACCGGCTGTGCCTGCCGCAGGCCACCCGGGTGCTGATCCTCGGCCAGGATCCCTACCACCGGGCCGGGCAGGCGCACGGGTTGAGCTTCAGTGTCCGCGAGGGTGTGACGGTGCCTCCGTCGTTGCGCAACGTCTTCAAGGAGTTGGGCGAGGACGTCGGCGTCCCCAAGCCGCGCAGCGGCAACCTCGACGGGTGGGCCGCCCAGGGTGTGCTGCTGCTCAACGCGGTGCTGACCGTCCGCCAGGCCACCCCGGGCTCGCACGCCAACTCCGGCTGGGAAGAGTTCACCGATGCGACGATCCGGGCGCTGGACGCGTCATCGGACCGGGTCGTCTTCCTGCTCTGGGGTGGCTACGCCCGCAAGAAGGCCGCCCTGGTCACCAACCCGCAGCACGTGGTCCTCGAAGCCGGCCATCCCAGCCCGATGAACCCGCGCGGCTTCCTCGGCAGCCGACCGTTCAGCGCCGCCAACAAGGCTCTCGCCGACGCCGGCCTGTCCACCATCGACTGGGAGCACACCGCCGGCTGA
- a CDS encoding alpha/beta hydrolase — protein sequence MSYRIPRPRTAAGRVAGIVGAAVGVAAAGLAAGVATERTLVRRFKADPTDRYAHETFGEQRYDEAFRLELPDGTDIHVEVVEPTRPVPGHPTVVLVHGFCLDMGTFHFQRQMLAERGDYRIVAYDQPGHGRSGRLETGEYDLAVLGRTLRRVIDRTAPEGPLVLVGHSMGGMTIMAFAELFPELFGDRVVGTVLMATSGGLVAETKLVAPALLGRVGGPVLYMVSNATRYGGPVIDKARKSTSNVAWLLTRKYGFGTRKPSPSLVSYVETMNSRTSADTVTRYLRTLATHSRFPALAALAATPVLVVVGDKDMITPVTHSEEIVRRLPHAEFVKIKDSGHVVMLEHADEVNAALARFLESIAEPEER from the coding sequence ATGAGCTACCGCATCCCGCGTCCGCGTACCGCGGCGGGTCGGGTCGCGGGCATCGTCGGCGCCGCGGTGGGCGTGGCCGCGGCGGGCCTCGCGGCCGGCGTCGCGACCGAACGCACCCTGGTCCGCCGCTTCAAGGCCGACCCGACCGACCGCTACGCGCACGAGACGTTCGGCGAGCAGCGGTACGACGAGGCGTTCCGGCTGGAACTGCCGGACGGCACGGACATCCACGTCGAGGTGGTCGAGCCGACCCGGCCGGTGCCGGGGCACCCGACGGTGGTGTTGGTGCACGGCTTCTGCCTGGACATGGGGACGTTCCACTTCCAGCGTCAGATGCTCGCCGAGCGCGGTGACTACCGGATCGTGGCGTACGACCAGCCCGGTCACGGCCGGTCCGGCCGGTTGGAGACCGGGGAGTACGACCTCGCGGTGCTCGGCCGGACGCTGCGCCGGGTGATCGACCGGACCGCGCCGGAGGGGCCGCTGGTGCTGGTCGGGCACTCGATGGGCGGAATGACCATCATGGCGTTCGCCGAGTTGTTCCCGGAGCTGTTCGGGGACCGGGTGGTGGGCACCGTCCTGATGGCCACCTCGGGTGGCCTCGTCGCGGAGACCAAGCTGGTCGCACCCGCGCTGCTCGGCCGGGTCGGCGGCCCGGTGCTGTACATGGTCAGCAACGCCACGCGGTACGGCGGCCCGGTGATCGACAAGGCCCGCAAGTCGACGTCGAACGTTGCCTGGCTGCTGACCCGCAAGTACGGTTTCGGCACCCGCAAGCCCAGCCCGTCGCTGGTGTCCTACGTGGAGACGATGAACTCCCGGACGTCGGCCGACACGGTCACCCGGTACCTGCGGACCCTGGCCACCCACTCACGCTTCCCGGCGCTGGCGGCGCTGGCGGCGACCCCGGTCCTGGTGGTGGTCGGCGACAAGGACATGATCACACCGGTGACCCACTCTGAGGAGATCGTCCGGCGGCTGCCGCACGCCGAGTTCGTGAAGATCAAAGACAGCGGTCACGTGGTGATGTTGGAGCACGCCGACGAGGTCAACGCCGCGCTCGCGCGGTTCCTCGAGTCGATCGCAGAGCCGGAGGAACGGTGA
- the tsaE gene encoding tRNA (adenosine(37)-N6)-threonylcarbamoyltransferase complex ATPase subunit type 1 TsaE: MSHVVKLPTVEDTREFGRRLAGLLRAGDLVLLTGPLGAGKTALTQGIGAGLGVLGDVTSPTFVIARVHRPDPSRGGRVALVHADAYRLGDATDPRAEIDDLDLDASVDDSVTVVEWGEGLVEQLVDAHLRVRIDRRDDDTRVVELDPVGGDWARRLSDLG, encoded by the coding sequence GTGAGTCACGTCGTCAAGCTGCCGACCGTCGAGGACACCCGGGAGTTCGGCCGACGCCTGGCCGGGCTGCTGCGCGCCGGCGACCTGGTGCTGTTGACCGGCCCGCTGGGCGCCGGCAAGACAGCGCTCACCCAGGGCATCGGCGCCGGGCTCGGTGTCCTCGGGGACGTCACCTCGCCGACCTTCGTCATCGCCCGGGTGCACCGCCCCGACCCGTCCCGAGGTGGCCGGGTCGCGCTGGTGCACGCCGACGCGTACCGGCTGGGGGACGCCACCGACCCGCGCGCCGAGATCGACGATCTGGACCTCGACGCGTCGGTCGACGACTCGGTGACCGTGGTGGAGTGGGGCGAGGGCCTGGTGGAGCAGTTGGTCGACGCGCATCTGCGGGTCCGGATCGACCGCCGCGACGACGACACCCGCGTCGTCGAACTGGACCCGGTCGGTGGCGACTGGGCTCGGCGGCTCAGCGACCTGGGCTAG